The following proteins are co-located in the Acidicapsa acidisoli genome:
- a CDS encoding PadR family transcriptional regulator: MRKKAECRDLFPGALELMILKSLSWKPMHGYALVQRLKDISEDYLQIEEGSLYPALQRMLKAGWLKTEMGVSARNRPVRIFKVTAAGRKHLEQELASVEKMFAGVTRVLALAGE, translated from the coding sequence ATGAGGAAGAAAGCCGAATGTCGTGATCTCTTCCCTGGCGCGCTCGAACTGATGATCCTCAAGAGCCTAAGCTGGAAACCGATGCACGGCTATGCGCTCGTGCAACGGCTCAAGGACATTTCCGAGGATTATCTCCAGATTGAAGAAGGATCTCTCTACCCCGCACTGCAGCGAATGTTGAAGGCCGGTTGGCTTAAGACAGAGATGGGGGTTTCGGCCAGAAACCGTCCGGTGCGGATCTTCAAAGTGACGGCGGCCGGCAGGAAACACCTGGAACAGGAGCTTGCGAGCGTCGAAAAGATGTTTGCCGGAGTCACGCGCGTGCTTGCGTTGGCCGGAGAGTAG
- a CDS encoding Kelch repeat-containing protein has protein sequence MNLRIFATATGAFLLSMLWAEPGRGATTRTAGIIVATGQMTVARFDHAAVLLPTGRVLIVGGIERNGVMQPGAELFDPATGRFITTGKPIAPHGWGVTATLLQNGKVLVAGGSTGCDSPCFTASTELYDPATGTFVLTGKMTVPRAEARAVLLRTGDVLLVGGEPAPDSASVLSAELYHPSTGTFISLGKTHLSDQRKLCC, from the coding sequence ATGAACCTGCGGATCTTCGCGACGGCAACTGGAGCATTCTTGCTGAGCATGCTTTGGGCAGAGCCCGGTAGAGGCGCAACAACCCGTACTGCTGGCATTATCGTTGCGACCGGGCAGATGACCGTAGCGCGATTCGATCACGCCGCGGTCCTCCTTCCCACTGGGCGCGTGTTAATCGTGGGTGGGATTGAGCGCAATGGTGTGATGCAGCCAGGAGCCGAATTATTCGATCCAGCCACGGGTCGCTTTATCACAACCGGAAAACCCATAGCACCGCACGGCTGGGGGGTCACAGCAACTCTCCTTCAGAATGGGAAGGTCCTCGTTGCGGGAGGCTCAACCGGCTGTGATTCACCCTGCTTTACGGCATCGACAGAACTCTATGATCCGGCCACTGGGACCTTTGTACTTACCGGCAAGATGACTGTCCCACGCGCGGAAGCGCGGGCAGTGCTCTTGAGGACCGGAGACGTGCTGCTGGTCGGGGGCGAACCGGCTCCGGACAGTGCTTCAGTACTCTCTGCGGAGCTTTATCACCCCTCGACCGGTACCTTCATTTCGCTGGGCAAGACTCATCTGTCCGACCAACGCAAATTATGCTGCTGA
- a CDS encoding kelch repeat-containing protein: protein MTVPRSKFGGAMLPDGRVLIAGGQAGGPWGTRVTSTQIYDPRVGSFFPGPELNENRFKLSKAVVSLRDGRGLIAGGADRPEVYDPNSGAFVPVGGAALDGFLFSTATLLGDGRVLLAGGYSKPGGTGVNHAWLYQP, encoded by the coding sequence ATGACGGTTCCACGCAGCAAGTTCGGCGGCGCGATGTTGCCGGATGGTCGTGTACTCATCGCTGGCGGACAAGCCGGTGGCCCATGGGGAACACGCGTGACAAGTACGCAGATCTATGATCCGCGAGTGGGCTCATTTTTTCCCGGTCCGGAGCTAAATGAGAATCGCTTTAAGTTGTCAAAAGCTGTGGTCTCGCTTAGAGATGGCCGGGGGTTGATTGCGGGTGGGGCCGATCGACCTGAGGTCTACGATCCAAATTCCGGAGCATTTGTTCCAGTGGGAGGTGCAGCGCTCGATGGATTTCTGTTCTCCACTGCCACATTGTTGGGCGATGGCCGAGTTCTCCTCGCCGGGGGCTATTCAAAACCGGGAGGCACGGGAGTGAACCACGCCTGGCTTTACCAACCATGA
- a CDS encoding PadR family transcriptional regulator produces the protein MTSAKRPPEAGEILQGTLDMLILRTLMIGPAHGHTIARLIERTSENTLQIEQGSLYPALHRLRDRGLVSSEWGASENKRKANFYQLSPKGRRELVAAVRRWRRMTRAIGLILGDSIKSVEE, from the coding sequence GTGACCTCAGCCAAAAGACCACCGGAAGCTGGTGAGATCCTGCAGGGTACGCTTGACATGCTCATTCTTCGCACCTTGATGATAGGCCCTGCCCACGGGCACACCATCGCGAGGCTTATTGAACGGACTTCCGAAAATACTCTTCAGATAGAGCAAGGCTCGCTCTACCCAGCGCTGCACCGCTTGAGAGACCGTGGACTTGTGTCTTCCGAGTGGGGAGCCAGCGAGAATAAGCGCAAGGCAAACTTTTATCAGCTTAGCCCCAAAGGGCGAAGAGAACTAGTTGCGGCCGTTCGCCGTTGGCGAAGGATGACCCGCGCCATAGGCCTTATTTTAGGCGACTCCATCAAATCTGTGGAAGAGTGA
- a CDS encoding ABC transporter permease, with translation MIWLRQLLSRRRRYDELAEMIQEHLEEKIADLIDRGMTREQAEFAARREFGNVTRIEERSREIWQWPNLESTLADIRFAMRQLVKSPGFTITALLTLALGIGVNVAVFSVINAVLLSPLPYKNADRLVMIAEQSPKEPVPAFDTYREYEEWIRNSHSFEKLAGATWARNAGAVFSWRGEKKEVMAVPATVAFFSMLGVDAVQGRTFASQDLNSACTVVLSHSFWEERLGGEPSWIGKSLTLDDQPCMIVGVMPRNFSFYPKQTELWTLITPNSKFTQKPWDMPILAFGILKPGVGRPAAQEELASIQRRVITENPSWAAMNLEPVLEDLQSEFTWLTGRNLRQGLLILFAVVGIVLLIACVNVANLLLGRATVRQRELGVRAALGAGRSRLIRQLLTESVVLSFFGACLGVLFAVLSVRYITTKGVMELPPGNPISVNWEVLAFTFLLALMTGALFGVMPAWKASRLDLNEVLKQSGRTTSHSTFTHRTSRNLVVIEVALSLIVLVAAGLLIQSLLRLKNAPLGYERDHLLTADLRLPATSYAKPEDTLSFWDNLESKLVSLPGIQGVAFAPALSFEQGMGPVTVEGAGSRSHVASASDPESISCAYFRVAGIPLLQGREFSADDRAKSVPVAIVDETFARQFLPKGAELGQRIKLGKLDSKEPWLTIVGIVGNVSRPTLFEGYSQRPSLYRPLRQAPDGSLSIFARTTGNPRAVEPEIGHAVEAVDGNVPVPTVQTVDEAFSWFTSEPRLRAELFGLFSVLALILAAVGIYGVLSQRVAQRTQEIGIRVALGANHQDVLRLVLGEGLKVILAGILIGVMGALALTRLLSSMLYGIETTDPLTFGSVSFLLSVVALVACYVPARRAMRLNPLIALRCE, from the coding sequence ATGATCTGGCTCCGACAGTTGTTGTCACGGCGCCGTCGCTATGACGAGCTCGCCGAGATGATCCAAGAACACCTCGAAGAAAAGATTGCCGACCTGATCGATCGCGGCATGACGCGGGAGCAGGCGGAGTTCGCTGCACGGCGAGAGTTTGGCAATGTGACGCGCATCGAAGAGCGCAGCCGCGAGATATGGCAGTGGCCCAATCTAGAAAGCACCCTTGCCGACATTCGCTTCGCGATGCGCCAGCTAGTCAAATCGCCGGGATTCACGATCACAGCGCTGCTGACCCTTGCGCTCGGGATCGGGGTCAACGTAGCCGTATTCAGCGTCATAAATGCAGTGCTATTGAGTCCGTTGCCTTACAAGAATGCCGATCGCTTGGTGATGATTGCAGAGCAGTCGCCAAAAGAGCCAGTTCCTGCTTTCGATACCTACCGCGAATACGAAGAATGGATCCGCAACAGCCACAGTTTCGAGAAACTTGCCGGCGCAACCTGGGCACGCAATGCAGGTGCAGTTTTCTCGTGGCGTGGAGAGAAGAAGGAGGTCATGGCCGTTCCAGCGACCGTCGCTTTTTTCTCCATGCTTGGAGTTGACGCCGTCCAGGGGCGGACCTTCGCGTCTCAGGATCTCAATAGCGCATGCACCGTGGTTCTCTCGCACTCCTTTTGGGAGGAGCGCCTTGGAGGCGAGCCGAGTTGGATCGGGAAGTCCCTGACACTTGATGATCAGCCCTGCATGATTGTAGGTGTGATGCCCAGGAACTTTTCCTTCTACCCCAAGCAGACGGAACTTTGGACGCTGATCACGCCGAACAGCAAGTTTACGCAAAAGCCGTGGGACATGCCGATTCTCGCGTTTGGCATTCTCAAACCAGGAGTAGGTCGTCCTGCTGCGCAAGAGGAGCTGGCCAGCATCCAGAGGCGCGTTATCACTGAAAATCCCAGCTGGGCGGCAATGAACCTTGAGCCCGTGCTTGAGGACCTGCAATCGGAATTCACCTGGCTCACCGGACGGAATCTTCGCCAGGGGCTGCTCATCCTTTTTGCAGTTGTGGGCATTGTCCTGCTGATCGCCTGCGTGAACGTTGCCAATCTTCTTCTCGGACGGGCTACCGTCCGTCAAAGAGAACTTGGCGTTCGCGCCGCACTTGGAGCGGGCCGGTCCCGCCTCATCCGCCAACTGCTGACTGAGAGCGTGGTGCTCTCATTCTTTGGCGCTTGTCTCGGAGTTCTTTTTGCAGTCCTCTCGGTCCGTTACATTACAACCAAAGGGGTGATGGAGCTTCCGCCGGGCAACCCGATTTCCGTGAACTGGGAGGTTCTGGCTTTTACATTCCTCCTGGCGCTCATGACTGGCGCCCTCTTTGGCGTTATGCCGGCATGGAAGGCGTCGCGGCTTGATCTGAATGAGGTGCTGAAGCAGTCCGGTCGAACCACGTCACACTCAACATTCACTCATCGCACCAGCCGCAATCTTGTCGTGATCGAGGTGGCTCTTTCTCTGATTGTGCTGGTTGCGGCCGGTCTACTGATACAGAGCCTGCTCCGTTTGAAGAATGCCCCTCTCGGATACGAGCGCGATCATCTCTTGACTGCGGATCTTCGTTTGCCGGCCACTTCTTATGCAAAACCCGAGGATACACTCAGCTTCTGGGACAACCTTGAATCAAAACTTGTTTCGCTTCCCGGGATTCAAGGTGTCGCCTTCGCGCCCGCCTTGTCTTTCGAACAAGGAATGGGACCTGTGACCGTTGAAGGGGCTGGTTCTCGGTCGCACGTTGCATCCGCGTCAGATCCCGAATCTATAAGCTGCGCTTATTTCCGTGTTGCTGGGATACCGCTACTTCAAGGTAGAGAATTCTCAGCAGATGATCGTGCCAAGTCGGTGCCAGTGGCGATCGTCGATGAAACATTTGCCAGGCAGTTCCTCCCCAAGGGCGCCGAACTGGGGCAACGGATTAAGCTCGGCAAGCTCGACTCCAAAGAGCCATGGCTGACAATCGTGGGCATAGTAGGAAACGTGTCGCGCCCGACGCTCTTCGAGGGATACTCGCAACGGCCCAGCCTGTATCGACCGCTGCGGCAAGCGCCTGACGGTTCACTATCTATCTTCGCTCGAACAACAGGAAACCCACGCGCGGTCGAGCCAGAGATCGGTCACGCGGTAGAAGCTGTCGACGGCAATGTCCCAGTTCCAACGGTTCAAACCGTCGACGAGGCGTTTTCCTGGTTTACCTCCGAGCCGCGATTGCGAGCGGAGCTATTTGGCTTGTTCTCAGTTCTCGCTCTGATCTTGGCAGCTGTGGGGATTTACGGAGTACTTTCGCAACGCGTCGCTCAAAGAACTCAGGAGATCGGGATCCGCGTCGCTCTTGGCGCGAACCATCAGGATGTTCTGCGGCTAGTCCTCGGTGAGGGCCTCAAAGTTATCCTTGCCGGAATTCTGATTGGAGTGATGGGTGCCCTCGCACTGACACGCCTTCTTTCAAGCATGCTCTATGGAATAGAGACAACGGATCCCCTTACCTTTGGAAGTGTATCGTTCCTACTCTCGGTAGTTGCATTGGTCGCGTGCTATGTTCCGGCACGACGGGCCATGCGTTTGAATCCATTGATAGCTCTACGTTGCGAGTAG
- a CDS encoding PQQ-binding-like beta-propeller repeat protein produces MLKVDGDVYAQPLFLAGLDVPGKGRHDVLFVATEHDSVYAFDAYGHPSLPLWHVSFLRKGVTTVPADDVQCPYIEPEVGITSTPAIDPDTGTLYVLVRTKEQTTRSTQYTQRLHGLSVTTGLEQFGGPIEIRATINGKGTGSESGKLAFDPLRENPRASLLLANGLVYLSWASSCDVGPYHGWLMAYDAHSLERRAVFNTSPDGDDSGIWASDTGPAADGGGNLFVATGNGRFDSANGGRDYGDSLLKLEGQSLKIADYFAPFNVDKLNADDNDLGSGGPLLLPTQSGPHPHLVVIAGKEGTIYLIDRDHMGHHRSNNDGQIIQTVLNPGGGVFGSMAFWNHNLYVLSNGSNSALRQFALHNGKLTLKAASDSKFPGLAATPTASSNGMHDGVLWVLRSQGGNVDYSNAVLYAFDASDISHLLYTSEQNPGRDRAGPAVRFNIPTVVNGHVYVGAGHEVDVYGLFSDKKTSK; encoded by the coding sequence GTGCTCAAAGTCGATGGAGACGTCTATGCACAGCCGCTGTTCCTCGCTGGATTAGACGTTCCTGGCAAAGGGCGCCACGATGTGTTGTTCGTCGCTACTGAGCATGACAGTGTCTATGCCTTCGATGCCTATGGCCATCCCTCATTGCCACTCTGGCACGTGAGCTTTCTCAGGAAAGGTGTGACGACTGTCCCAGCGGACGATGTTCAATGCCCCTACATCGAGCCGGAAGTCGGCATCACCTCGACACCTGCAATCGATCCGGATACCGGCACGTTGTATGTGCTCGTACGCACGAAGGAGCAAACAACGCGGTCTACGCAATACACTCAGCGATTGCATGGGCTGTCGGTCACGACCGGTCTCGAACAATTCGGGGGCCCCATTGAGATCAGAGCGACCATCAATGGAAAAGGGACGGGTAGCGAGTCGGGGAAGCTGGCTTTCGACCCGTTGCGCGAAAATCCCAGAGCTTCGCTTCTGCTCGCAAACGGGTTGGTCTATTTAAGCTGGGCTTCTTCTTGCGATGTCGGCCCTTATCACGGCTGGTTGATGGCCTACGATGCGCATTCCCTCGAAAGACGAGCGGTGTTCAATACGTCTCCCGACGGGGATGACAGCGGCATCTGGGCAAGCGATACGGGGCCAGCGGCTGACGGCGGAGGGAATCTGTTCGTTGCGACAGGAAACGGACGCTTTGATTCTGCCAACGGCGGGCGTGATTATGGGGACAGTCTGCTGAAGTTGGAGGGCCAGAGCTTGAAGATCGCGGACTATTTTGCGCCATTCAACGTTGACAAACTAAATGCTGATGACAACGACCTGGGTTCGGGAGGTCCATTGCTCTTACCAACCCAGAGTGGGCCCCACCCGCATCTTGTGGTTATTGCCGGGAAAGAGGGGACCATCTACCTAATCGACCGCGACCACATGGGTCATCACCGTTCCAACAATGATGGTCAGATCATACAAACCGTGTTAAACCCAGGCGGGGGCGTCTTTGGCTCGATGGCCTTCTGGAATCACAACCTCTACGTGCTAAGCAACGGGTCTAACAGTGCTCTTCGTCAATTTGCGCTGCACAACGGAAAACTGACGCTCAAAGCGGCTAGCGATTCGAAATTCCCTGGCCTAGCTGCGACCCCAACAGCATCTTCAAATGGTATGCACGATGGCGTTCTTTGGGTCCTCCGTTCGCAGGGTGGGAATGTTGATTACAGTAACGCAGTTCTTTATGCCTTTGATGCATCCGATATTTCACACTTGCTCTATACCAGCGAGCAGAACCCGGGTCGGGATCGCGCGGGGCCAGCAGTTCGCTTCAATATCCCGACTGTCGTAAACGGGCATGTCTACGTTGGCGCTGGACATGAAGTCGATGTTTACGGTCTGTTTTCAGATAAGAAGACCAGCAAGTGA